From the genome of Desulfonauticus submarinus:
AGGTAAGCTTTTTTATTATATAAATATAAACTAACCTTAAAATTTAAAATAAATGCATTGTAAACGTTGCGCTAAATGCTGTCTTACCTCTCCCCCCACTCTTCACAAAGAAGACTTATCCCTTATAATTGAACAGAAAATACTAAAAGATAAGCTACTTGTATTAAGAAAAGGTGAAATCATATTTGATCATTTTAAGCAACAATATATTGTCTTAAAACAGGAACTAATTAAAATTGTTAGTACAAAATTAGGATGTTATTTCTTAAAAAATCAAAATTGTACTATTTATGAATATAGACCAATAGAGTGCAAGCATTTCTTCTGTCAAAACCAACAAAAAATTTTAGAAATAAAAGACAAAAATTTATTACAACGCTTTGATATTATAAATAAAAATTCAGCTATTGGCGAGCTCATATCTGAACATGAACAAAAATGCTCTTTACAATTGATAAAAAAACTTCTCAACACAAAACAATATTCTAAATTAGAAAAGATAATAGAGTGGGACGAATATTTAAGAAAATCTTTAAAAGACAAAATATCTATACCTGATAATCTACTCAATTTTTATTTCGGTCGTCCTGTAAAAGAAATAATAAATAACACCTCTCATCTAATCATTCACCTTTAGTATTAAATTAAACAATTCACCTTTGAGACTTACCTTGATTAAGTTTAAAATTTCCAATCAAATTCAATAAATTTTATCT
Proteins encoded in this window:
- a CDS encoding YkgJ family cysteine cluster protein, encoding MHCKRCAKCCLTSPPTLHKEDLSLIIEQKILKDKLLVLRKGEIIFDHFKQQYIVLKQELIKIVSTKLGCYFLKNQNCTIYEYRPIECKHFFCQNQQKILEIKDKNLLQRFDIINKNSAIGELISEHEQKCSLQLIKKLLNTKQYSKLEKIIEWDEYLRKSLKDKISIPDNLLNFYFGRPVKEIINNTSHLIIHL